A genome region from Armatimonadota bacterium includes the following:
- a CDS encoding sulfite exporter TauE/SafE family protein translates to MHLEPWQWIFGAAAALLVGISKTGIPGIGILVVPMLAQAFGSRPSIGIMLPMLIMGDVFAVIWYKKHTQWDKLVGLLPWVVAGVGVGAIALWQFALLKTDRDILDIVIGSLILIMLSLHFAQRFLGEQLTPKSPIGVASTGISAGFATTVSNAAGPIMQIYLMAHKLPKEQFMGTIAWYFFIINVGKLPIYFLLTAINPTKPIVTGSSLLFNIALFPAVLAGVLIGKWLLPRMSQRAFNTAILVLAGIAALRLIVG, encoded by the coding sequence AAAACCGGCATTCCTGGAATAGGAATTCTAGTTGTCCCAATGCTTGCACAAGCATTCGGTTCGCGCCCTTCAATAGGAATAATGCTCCCGATGCTCATAATGGGCGACGTCTTTGCAGTCATTTGGTATAAGAAACATACACAGTGGGACAAGCTCGTTGGACTTCTGCCATGGGTCGTGGCTGGCGTAGGTGTTGGGGCAATCGCACTCTGGCAGTTTGCGTTGCTAAAGACCGACCGCGATATTCTCGACATCGTCATCGGAAGCCTGATACTAATAATGCTCTCACTTCATTTTGCACAGCGATTTCTAGGTGAGCAATTGACTCCAAAATCGCCGATTGGAGTAGCTTCCACCGGAATATCAGCGGGCTTTGCGACAACAGTTTCAAACGCAGCCGGGCCTATCATGCAGATCTACTTGATGGCACACAAGCTCCCCAAGGAGCAATTCATGGGCACAATCGCCTGGTACTTCTTCATCATTAATGTAGGAAAACTCCCGATTTACTTTTTGCTGACTGCCATTAATCCAACAAAGCCAATTGTTACCGGCAGCTCGCTTTTGTTTAATATTGCCCTTTTTCCTGCTGTTTTGGCTGGCGTCCTCATCGGCAAATGGCTACTTCCTAGAATGTCTCAGAGAGCTTTTAACACAGCCATCCTTGTATTAGCGGGCATCGCAGCATTAAGATTAATAGTAGGTTAG